From the genome of Candidatus Rhodoluna planktonica:
TCCACAGGTCAATTCACAGCCCGGTTTGCCACCCGACTGTCTGTGGTGTTTGCTAGAACAGATTCGAGAGAAATCTTGATGCAATCCAAGGAGTCCAGATGTCGCTAGTCGCCGTATCGCCAATCGATCCCAGTCGCGGCAACGAGCGCATGCTTCCTCACGATGATTTAGCCGAACAAAGTGCATTGGGTGGCATGCTGCTCTCTACCGAGGCTGTTGCCGAGGTTCAAGAAGAAGTTCGAGGCGTCGATTTTTATTCGCCAAAGCACGAAATCATTTACGACGCGATTCTCACACTCTTTGCCAAAGGCGAGCCGACCGACGTAATCACGGTAACCGACGAACTAACCAAGTCGGGCAATCTTGCAAAAGCTGGCGGTGCCGACTACCTGCACACCCTTACGGCAATCGTGCCAACCGCGGCCAACGCATCCTTTTACGCAAAAATTGTTGCCGAAAAAGCCACCCTGCGTCGCCTGGTTGAAGTTGGCACTCGCATTGCCCAGCTTGGCTATGCCAATGAGGGCGAAGTCGAAGACCTGGTTAATCAAGCCCAAAGCGATGTTTACGCGGTTACTCGCGGGGCAATGAGCGAAGACTATGTCGCCCTAAACGACAGCATCGAAGCAGCCATCCACGAAATCGAAGCTGCGGTCAAGCGCGGCGGCGACATGGTCGGTGTGCCAACCGGGTTCACCGACCTCGACGAACTTACTCACGGGTTACACGGTGGCCAGTTGGTAATCGTCGCGGCTCGTCCAGCGGTTGGTAAATCAACCCTGGCCCTAGATTTTGCCCGGCACGCGGCAATCAAAGCCAATAAGGCAACTATTTTCTTCTCGCTTGAAATGGGCCGCGCCGAAATTGCCATGCGCATGCTTTCAGCCGAGGCACAAATTCCGCTGCAAAGTTTGCGTAAGGGCAACTTGCAAGACTCCGACTGGGCCAAACTGGCCGCCACCCGCGGTCAGATCAACGATGCTCCGCTATTCATCGACGACTCACCAAACATGACCCTCGTTGAAATTCGAGCTAAGTGCCGACGCTTGGCTCAGCGCATCGATCTAAAAATGGTGGTTATCGACTACCTACAGCTGATGACCTCGGGCAAAAAAGTTGAATCTCGACAGCAAGAAGTTTCAGAATTTTCGCGTGCGCTCAAGCTTTTGGCAAAAGAACTCAACGTTCCGGTCATTGCCATTTCACAGTTAAACCGTCAAGCCGAGCAAACCAAAGACAAAAAACCAGAAATTTCGCATCTTCGAGAGTCGGGCTCGCTTGAACAAGACGCCGATGTGGTTATTTTGCTGCACCGCGAGGCAATCGGCGAAAAAGATCACCCGAGAGCTGCAGAGGCCGACATCATTTTGGCTAAGCAACGAAACGGACCAACCGGAACCATCACTGTGGCGTTCCAAGGGCATTATTCGCGCTTCATGAATATGAAAAACTAGTCCGGTGAAAATCGGTCAGTTTTTGAGAGCCCTAGTCGCCCTTGGCGTTGGCATCTTTATTACCTTTAGCCAAGACCACAGTGCGGCCCTTGGGTTGATTGCAATCGTCATCTTCTCGTTGGCAACTGCGGCGGTTACCACCGTTGAGGCCTTCGCCATCAAGGGTTCGGCAAAAATCGAGACAATTCCGGCAATTGTTTTGGGAATTGTCATAGGCTCACTAGGTTTGATGGTCACTGAAAACCAAACCCAAGCTTTTGTGCTGCTTGTCGCCGCCTGGGGAATTCTGGCCGGGTCTTTTGAGCTATACCAAGCAAGAAGTGTCGGGCTCAAAACTCAAAATGGTCGCGATTACCTAATTTCGGCAGTTTTCAGTTTGGTGCTGGGCGCCCTGTTCATCATCAACCCGCTCGATATCGTCTCGATGGTTGGTTTCTTCGGGGCATTTGCCGTGATGTCAGGGGTTCACCTTGGCATCGCTGCATTCACTCCTGGCAAATAAAAATTCAACAATCCGATTAGGCTGCAAACATGGCTAAAAAAGCTACCCCAAAAGAGTCCAAGCGCGTTCGCTCATATCTAGTGTTGTCGGCAGTTGCCGCGGCCTTTGTCGCAATCATTGTTTACGGCGGAATTCGAGAAATTTCGCAGACCCTCATCTGGGCCGGCCTAACCTTTGTGATTTCTCTGGTTGGTATTGCCACCCTAGATCTGTCGATCAAAGACGATAAAGAAGACCCAAATCAGCCGCGGCTAAAGTAGCGCTGAATTCAGCCTTACCAATAGCGTTAGTGCGTTCGGCCCAGCCAAAAGTACCGGCTCAATCAGCCTCGGCAACCCATCCGTTGTGGGCTAATTAATTCTTTTTGCTAGCTCGCTCGCCAAGCCGACGTAGGTGTGTGGGCGCAGTGCCAGCAGGCGATCTTTTGCCGCTTGACCAATTTCAAGCTGATTTACAAAAGCAACCATGTCTTCGCCGCTTAGTCGTTTGCCGCGAGTCAATTCTTTGAGCAGAGCGTATGGGTCGCTGATGTTTGAACGGCCGGCGGCAACCTCTGCGCGGATAACCGTCTGAATGGCCTCGCCCAAAATCTCCCAGTTGTCGCTTAGGTCGGCGCTCAGAACGCTCTCACTCAGATCAATCTCGGCTAGACCGCGAGTTACGTTATCGATGGCCAGTAGCGAATGCCCAAAACCAAGGCCGATGTTGCGCTGAGACGACGAGTCGGTCAGGTCTCGCTGCAAACGGCTGGTAATCAAGGTTGAAGCCAAGCTGTTCAAAATTGCGTTGGAAAGTTCAAGGTTTGATTCGGCATTTTCGAATCGGATCGGGTTGATCTTGTGGGGCATGGTCGACGAGCCGGTTGCTCCAGCTACCGGAATCTGTTTGAAGTATGCCAGCGAGATGTAGGTCCAGATGTCGGTGCAGAGGTTGTGCAAGATTGCGTTGAAGTGAGCTACCGCGGAATAGAGCTCGGCCTGCCAGTCGTGAGATTCGATCTGGGTGGTGAGCGGGTTCCAGGTTAGGCCCAGCGAGGTTACAAAATCTTCAGACTCTTTCGGCCAGTTCAACAGTGGCGCGGCGACCACATGTGCCGAGAAGGTTCCCGTCGCGCCAGAGAATTTACCTAGGTATTCGGTGGCTTTGATTCGCTTAATTTGGCGCTCTAGGCGGTGTACAAAAACCGCTAATTCTTTGCCCATTGTGGTTGGTGTTGCCGGCTGCCCGTGGGTTCTAGAAAGCATGGCCGAATCGGCATATTTTGCCGCCAGTTCGCGAAGTTTGGTTAGCAGCACGGTCACCTTAGGCAACCAAACGTTTTCGATGGCATCGCGCACGGTAATCGCATAGCTCAAGTTGTTGATGTCTTCGCTGGTGCAGGCAAAGTGAGTAAGTTCGAGCAAATCGTTGCGACCAAGTTCGCTTAGCTTGGCACGAATGAAATACTCGACAGCTTTAACGTCGTGCTTGGTGGTGGCTTCGGTCTTCGCCAGCTCGGCTACATCCGCGTCGCTGAAATTAGTTACGATGGCGCGCAACTTAGCGGCCTCAACCTCGCTAATCGGGGTGTTCGTGCCCAGCAAATCACGGTTAGCTAGGTGAATTAGCCACTCAATTTCAACTTGGATGCGGGCACGGTTTAAACCGGCTTCGCTTAGGTAATTACCTAAGTCGGCGACCGCAGCGCGGTAGCGGCCATCGAGGGGAGAAAGAGGTTGCACCGAAAGATTACTCACCGCTCCATATTGCCCTAACTTATGCACAGATTGTCGGCTTTTTGCTTTTGCCACAAGGCCAACAGCGCAACCTAGTCACATGAATTCAGTTGACTTAGGCATTCAGCAGGCCATCACCCACCTGCATTTGGCAGTGCCCGACCCACTGCTTTGGTCTGGTGCTGCTGCCAGCAGTTGCGCGCAAGCACTCGAGCGGCTCTGTCAAGAATTGCAATCGCTCCAAATTCGGCTGAACCAATGGGCGCTCTAGATGTCTACGGCGGCTCGGCAAAAGTGGTGGCCACCCTGGCAGAAATAAACCGGGTTTCGTGGCAACTGATGTTGGCCGATCAGGCACTCGCCGAACAGCTTGACTGGTCAGATTATCTAGATCAACCAATCAGTCGAATCGGCCTCGCGCTTGAAGCCCCAGAAATTAGGCGAAAAATTTCTGAACTGCAAACCGCCTGCCTAGCCGCAAGCGAAAGCTATTTTTCGACCGAGGCACAAAATCTGGCCGAATTTGAAAACCTTTTTGCGCTCAGCGCCCCGGTTGCGGCAACTGCGGTGCTGGTGGCCGCCAACCTGGCGGGGTTTTTGCAAGATAAAGCAGTCGTTGTCGATTTACCCAAATTACAAAACACCCGGCCAGTTGCGCCGAACAGCATCGAGGTTTTTGCAAAAAACCTGCGACAAACTGAAAGCTTTGGGTTGTCCCACATCCGAATCGATAGCTTCAACCACGCTGCCGGCAAAATACACGTGGTTTATGTCCCCGGCACACAAACCATCAACCTACTGCCAGGCAAAAACCCACTCGATGTCGGTTCTAATCTGCGCGCGATGGCACATCCGGGCTTTGCCGCAAGCGAGCGGGCCATCAGCCAGGCTTTGACAACCGCGGTCAAGCCGAGCGAACGCGTAATTTTTGTCGGTCACTCTCAAGGTGGGCTTATTGCCGCCAATTTAGCCAGCAAAAGCCAGCATTTTCGAACCGTCGGATTAGTGACTTTCGGTTCACCGATTGCGCAGTTGGCCAATTCGCTGCAGACGCCGACAATTGCGGTTGAACACAAAAATGATCCGGTGCCCAAACTTAGTTTGCGACCTAATCCAAATCACGAAAACTGGGTAACTGTGCAACGCGAGCACCGATTTGATGCCAACGATTCGGTCAACGACTTGGTTGAGGTGCACGCTATGAACAGTTATCAACAAACCGCTTCGCAAATCGATACCTGGCAACTTAGCGACGATCAGGCAAGTGAAAGTGGGTTGGCCAGGCTAAAAAACCAAGTTTTAGAACAGGTCTCGTCAGCCGAACAGGGCGAATCTAGGTACTTCAAACTTCAGCAGCAAACCGATTAGCCAGCTCAGAGACTAGCCACCGACAGTTGCAGCAAACCGATTACAGAATTCGAACAGCCTTGAATACCGCGCGAGTTACGAAGGCAGTAATGCTCATCACAATCGAGCCCAAGACTGCCCAGCCAAGTGAGGCAATTTCGAGACCTTCGGTGGTTAGCCCGTAAATCGTCAAGACATCGTTTGCCCAAAGGCTAGACAACCAGGCAACAAAAACTAGCAGCGCACCGTTGATCAAGAAAGAAATCAGGCCAAAAGTAAGGATGTAGAGCGGAAACGCCAAAACCTTGATGACCGGTGCAATAATCGCGTTGACCAGACCGAATACGGCTCCGACCAGCAAAAACGAGCCAATCGTCGCCCAAATATCGGTTCCGCCATACGGCTGAAGCTTGATGGCTGGGATGCACAGGGTGGTTACCCAGAGGCCAATTGCATTGATAACAGTTCCAACTAGAAAACGAATCATGTTTAGATTGTGCCACCCAAGCAAGTAATCTGGTTCAGATGAGTCTTGAAGAACATGCAAATGTGCCTACCGTGCAATTGCTCTCTCCCGAGGGCGAATATGGCGTGCCCAAGCAATTTGCTGAATATGCTCAATTTATCGAGCAGCTAACCGAGGCCGACTTTCTAAAGTTTTACCGCGATATGTCGCGCATGCGTCGTTTTGATGCCGAAGCTACCGCGCTTCAACGCCAGGGTCAGTTGGGCCTTTGGATTCCGGCCATCGGTCAAGAGGCCGCACAAATTGGCTCTGGTTACGCGGTCGGTAACAACGACCACATTTTCCCCAGCTATCGCGAACACGGCGTAGCCATCACTCACGGAATTGACCTGCTGTCGATTTTGAAAATGCTGCGCGGTGTAAACCACGGTGGCTGGAACCCAGATGAAACTCGCTTCCACCTGTATGCGATTGTGCTTGGTACTCAAGTTGTGCACGCCACCGGTTATGCCATGGGCGTCGCTTTTGACGGCAATGTTGCCACCGGCAATCCCGAGCAAGACCAAGCCGTAATCACCTATCTCGGTGATGGCGCAACCGCTGAAGGTGAAGTATCCGAGTCGCTACTTTTCGCGGCCATCAACAATTCCCCGCTGGTCTTTTTCATCCAAAACAACCAGTGGGCAATTTCATCCCGAACCAGTGCCCAAACTAGAGTTCCGCTGTATCAGCGCGGCGCTGGCTTTGGTGTGCCCGGTATTCGCATCGACGGCAACGACGTGTTGGCTGCCTATGCAGTCACAAAAAAACACATGGATGACGCCCGCAACGGCGCCGGACCGGCGCTAATCGAGGCACTCACCTATCGAATTGGCGCACACACCACCTCTGATGACCCAACCAAATATCGCGACCAGGCCGAAGTTGACTACTGGGCTGCTCGCGATCCGCTGATTAGGCTCGAACGATTTTTGCGTCGTCAGGGCATTGGCCAAGATTTCTTTGATGAGTGTGCCCAGGCTGGTGAATTGCTTTCAACTGAAATTCGCGAGCAAATTTTCTCGATGCCGAATCCGCCAATTGAGAACATGTTCAAATACGTTTATTCAGAATCGCATCCGCTGATTGAAGAGCAATTGGCCTGGCTAGAGCAGTACGAAGCCGGCTTCGAAGGAGGTCACTGATGACCAACTTTGTTGAGATGTCAATTGCCAAGGCAATCACCGCTGGTTTGCGAAAGGCTATGCAAGACGACCCAAAGGTTCTGGTTTTTGGTGAAGACGTAGCCGAGTTGGGTGGCGTGTTCCGCGTGACTGAGGGCTTGCACGCTGAGTTTGGCGATAAACGTGTTTTCAACTCGCCCATTGCTGAGGCTGGAATTGTAGGAACCGCTATCGGTTTGGCCATGCGTGGCTACCGCCCGGTTGCCGAAATCCAGTTTGACGGCTTTATTTTTCCAGCTTTCAACCAGATCACCACCCAGCTGGCCAAAATGCAAAACCGCGCTGAAGGCCACACCAAAATGCCGGTGGTAATCCGCGTTCCATACGGTGGCGGTATCGGTGCCGTAGAACACCACAGCGAAAGCCCCGAGGGTTATTTTGCCCGCACTGCCGGTCTACGTGTGATTAGCCCGAGCACACCAAACGACGCCTACTGGATGATTCAGCAGGCCATCGCTTCAACTGACCCGGTCATGTTCTTTGAGCCAAAGCGCCGCTACTGGCAAAAAGGCCCGGTCAACCTAGACGCACCACCTTCGGGCATGCACTCGGCTCGAGTGTTGCGCGAGGGCAGTCAGGTAACCGTTGCCGCTTATGGGCCAATGATTCAGGTGGCTATGCAGGCTGCAGAAATCGCTGCTGCCGAGGGAACTTCGCTTGAGGTAATCGACATCCGCTCGATGTCGCCGATTGATTTCGCCGCAATAGTTGAGTCGGTCAAAAAAACCGGCCGCCTAATCGTGGCTCACGAAGACAGCACTTTTATTTCGGTTAGTTCCGAAATCGCCGCCAAAGTTGCTGAATTGGCGTTCTTCCACCTTGAGGCCCCGGTGCTTCGCGTCGGCGGTTTCGATGTTCCTTATCCGGCAGCAAAACTGGAAGAGAAGTTTCTGCCTGACGCCGACCGCATTCTCGAAGCAGTAGACCGCTCGCTGGCCTATTAGGAAATCTGATGACACAAATTGCTTACTTCAATCTGCCAGATGTTGGCGAAGGCCTAACCGAAGCCGAAATCATTTCGTGGAAGGTGAAGCCGGGAGACACCGTGTCGGTCAACCAGGTGATTGTTGAAATCGAGACTGCTAAATCGCTAGTTGAGTTGCCCTGTCCTTTTGCCGGCGAGGTTGCTGAATTGTTGGCAAAAGAGGGCGACACCGTTGAGGTTGGCAAGCCAATTATTTCGGCGATGGTAGCCGATGGTGCAGTTGGTGTGGTTTCGACCAACACTCAAGCCATTCCGCTGATCAACCCAGAGGCCGCTGCCGCTCACGACATCATCGCCGATGCTGCTGCCAAGGTTGTTACCGAAGAAAAAAATGTGACCCTGGTCGGTTATGGAGTACCGCACGGTCAAGCTGCTTCTCGCCGCCAGCGCCGCGGGCCAGTTGTTCCCACCACGGCTGCAGTAGCCGCCGCCGCAGCTGAATTGCCAGTGGCACACAACCCAGCCAGTGAATTGCCAATTGCCACCCCTGATTTGCCGCATGAGCCGGTAGTAGCCAAGCCCCCGGTTCGCAAATTGGCCCGTGATCTAAATGTGGACATCAGCACGGTTCGCGGTTCAGGAATTGGCGGCGAAATTACTCGCGAAGATATTTTGGCCGGCGCAACCCAGGCCAGTGTTTTCCGGAACCTAACCACGCCTGAGGCACCGAAAGAGCGCGAAGAGCGCATCCCGGTTAAGGGTGTTCGCAAAGCGATCGCCAGCGCCATGGTTAAGTCGGCTTTCACTGCACCGCACGTCAGCATTTTTGTCGACGTCGATGCCACCCGCACCATGGAATATGTGAAGCGTTTGAAAAACTCGACCGACTTCGCCGGGGTAAAGGTTACACCGCTGCTAATTATGGCTAAGGCCATGATTTGGGCTGTGCGCCGAAACCCAACCGTGAACTCCACCTGGACCGATGAAGAAATCATCGTGCACAACTATGTGAACTTCGGCATTGCCGCGGCTACCCCGCGCGGCCTGATTGTGCCCAACATCAAAGACGCCGACAAAATGTCAATGCTCGAGTTGGCCAAGTCAATTGAGCAGCTGGCGGTAACGGCCCGCGAGGGTAAAACATCTCCGCAAGAAATGTCGAACGGAACAATCACGCTCACCAACATCGGTGTTTTCGGCGTTGATACCGGAACCCCGATTTTGAATCCTGGCGAGGTTGGCATCGTCGCTCTCGGATCAATTCGACCAAAACCTTGGGTGGTCAACAACGAAATCGTGGTTCGACAAATCACCACTATCGGTGCCACCTTTGACCACCGAGTTGTTGACGGCGACGTGGCCTCACGCTTCGTGCAAGATGTGGCTTCGGTGATTGAAGAGCCGGCACTGCTGCTCGACTAAAAATTATTGACAACGATTATCAATAACATTTAGACTCAACGGCATGAAGTTTCGTGCCGCAGTTTCCGCAGCAATTGCACTAGTTGGCGTCCTGGTTTTGAGCGGCTGTTCCCCGACTGCACCCGAAAGTGAAAAGCCACAGGTAGTGGCATCGTTGTCGGTTTGGGGAAATCTGGCTACCTACATCGGCGGCGACAAGATTGACGTGACCAACCTAATTAACAGTTCCAGTCAAGATCCGCATTCCTATGAGGCATCTGCCCGTGACCAGCTGGCGCTGAGCAAAGCAGATCTTGTCCTTGCCAACGGTGGCGGATTCGATCCGTTCATCGACCAGTTATTGGCAGCCAGCGACAAGAAACCAAACCTACTCAAGGTTGAAAACTTGGCTTTGGCAATCGACTTTGCCAGCAATGAGCATGCTTGGTACAGCCTGCCCACGGTGCAAATTGTGGCAACTGAAATTGCTGCCGAACTTAAAAAAATTGACTCGGCTAACGCCGAGTTCTATCAGGCCGGCCTCGATTCGGTGATGACCGAACTGGCCGCAACCGCCACCAAAGCCGCCACACTGGCCGAACAAACTAGCGGAAAAACCGCAATCACCACCGAACCGCTGGTCGACTACCTGCTCACCGATCTTGGTATTACCTCAAAAACACCGACTTCATTTGCCGAGGCAATCGAAGAAGAACGTGACGCTAGCGTGGCTGATTTAGAAGCAGTCGCCGCCCTTATTCGTGATCGCCAAGTAGACATGCTGGTAGTGAACTCAAGCACGGTCACCGGGCAAATTGAGTACCTGGTCGGCGAAGCCGAAAAAGCAGATATCCCGGTTTTTGAATTTGCTGAGTTGCCAGAACAGGGAGAAAGCTACTCGAGCTGGTTAGATTTCTACATTGAAACTATGGATGCTTATTTCGAGTGACGAAACCGGTTCTAAAAATTACCAACGCCACTTTGGCGTTTGGCGAGCGTACCCTGTGGAGTGATCTGAATCTCTCGGTCGACCCGGGTGAATTTATCGCCGTGATCGGCTCAAACGGGTCGGGTAAAAGTTCGTTGCTAAAGGCCATTTTGGGTCAACAAGAACTAGATCAGGGCACCATCGAAATTGCAGGTCACCAAAAAGGTCACGGCTGCACCGAGATCGGCTACATTCCGCAGCATCGGGGAAACGACGGTTCGGTGCCGGTGCGTGCAAAAGAACTAATTCGCTTTGGGCTCGACGGACACAAATTTGGTTTTAGCTGGCCGTCGCCAAGCAAGCGAAAAAAAATCACTGAAGTGCTGCGGGCGGTAAACGCCGAAAGTTATGCCAATAAACCTATTGGTCAACTTAGCGGTGGCGAACTTCAGCGAGTGCGGGTGGGACAGGCTGTCATTTCAAACCCGCAACTCATTTTGGCGGACGAACCGCTTAGCGCTCTGGATCTGCAGCAGCAGAAAGCAATCGCTGAATTGCTCGATGCCAAGCGGCGTGAACAAAACGCTGCAGTTCTTTTCGTAACCCACGACGTGAATCCAATCCTGTCAATGGTTGATCGAGTGCTCTATCTGGCAAATGGAAAATTCAAAATCGGGGCCCCGGATGAAGTTCTACGCAGTTCGGTCTTGAGCGAGCTTTACGGAACACCGGTTGATGTGGTTAGAAATCAAGGTCGAATTGCTGTCATGGGCGTTCAAGATCACCACCATCACGGCGATGACGAGGTCTGGAACTGATGAACCTATTCGACTTCAGCGACTACGACCAGCTCATCCCGCTGGTTTCAAATTCACTTATCGCCGGCGCCTTGCTGGGTTTGATCGGTGGATTAATCGGCATCTTTGTAATGAATCGAGACATGTCGTTTGCCGTTCACGGCATTAGCGAACTTAGTTTTGCCGGTGCCGCCATTGCATTGTTGATTGGCTTCGATGTGGTGACCGGTTCGGTGGTGGGCTCATTACTTGCCGCAGCAATCATCGGGGTTTTGGGGGCCAAGGCTAAAGAGCGAAATTCGATTGTCGCCGTTCTGATGCCGGCCGGTTTGGGCTTGGGCATTTTGGCACTAGCGCTATACGAGGGCAGAGCTGCAAACAAATTTGGTCTACTCACCGGTCAGATTGTTGCGGTAGATAATCCTCAGCTTGGTGGCCTAGCCGCAATTGCAGTTACGGTGTTGCTTGCCCTGGCTCTGGTTTGGCGACCATTAACCTTCGCCAGCCTTGATCCCGAAGTAGCGGCCGGTCGAGGTGTGCCAATCAAGGCCCTGTCATTTTTGTTTATGGTTTTGCTTGGATTGTCGGTGGCAGCCGGTGTCCAAATCGTTGGCGCCCTGCTGGTGATGAGTCTTTTAGTTACTCCGGCGGCTGCCGCACTGAGACTGGGGCTTTCACCTTTAGCGACAGCAATTGCTGCAGTGGTCTTTGCTGAGGTTGCTGTGCTCGGCGGCATTCTGCTTGCCCTTGGCGCTGGCTTGCCAATCAGCCCCTATGTGACCACAATCTCATTTTTGATTTACGTTGTTGCGCGTGTGATTGAGCGGGTGAAAAAGTGAAAAAAATCGAAGCGGCTAACGCCGCTAATAATTCGGAGGTTGCGGCCAAACGCAACACCTGGCAAAAGGACGCTGTGAAACACGCACTCGGTGAGGCCACGGGTTTTGTTTCAGCCCAGCAACTGCATTTGGTTTTGCGCAATCACGGATCAACTATTGGTCTGGCAACCGTCTATCGGGCGCTCGCCGATCTAGCCGCCGCCGGAATTGCCGACTCACTTCAGGGTGATGGAGGCGAGGTTCTCTATCGAGCATGCGGTGAAGAGCATCACCATCACCTAATTTGCCGTGACTGCGGACTGACAAAAGAAATTGAGGCAGATAGGGTTGAAAGCTGGGCAGAAAAGGTAGCCAGCGAACATGGATTCGCCAATCCAAGCCACACAATCGACATTTTCGGCACCTGTTCGGCGTGTCAATCCCAAAAAATTCAATCTGGGGTTGCTTAAGGGCCACAATCTCGCCTAAACTTGAGCAGTTGTCGCTTTCAGCGACCAGACTTTACTAACAAGCCTTTTGACTCATGGGTTAATTCCAGGTCTGTTCGGCTTGCCTCTAATAAGGAGAAAAAATGGCAGCGTATTGCCAGGTGACTGAGACTCGCCCACAGTTTGGGCACGCAGTCTCACACGCTCAGAACAAGACCAAGCGTCGCTTCAACCCGAACATTCAGAAGAAGACTTACTTTGTTCCTTCACTGAAGCGCAACGTAACCCTAAGCCTCTCGGCTCGCGGCATCAAAGTTATTGATGTTCGTGGCATCGAGGCAGTAGTTGCCGAGCTGCTTGCTCGTGGCGAGAAGATCTAAGGAGCTGCAGCATGGCAAAAAAAGATAAGGACATCCGTCCAATCATCAAGCTGAAGTCGACCGCCGGCACTGGTTTCACTTACGTGACCAAAAAGAACCGTCGCAACGACCCAGACCGTCTAGTGCTAAAGAAGTACGACCCAGTGGTTCGTCAGCACGTTGATTTCCGCGAGGAGCGCTAAGCACATGGCAAAGAAAAGCAAGATTGCTCGCAACGAGCAGCGCAAGGTTGTCGTAGAGCGCTACGCAGCAAAGCGCCTCGAGCTAAAGAAGGCTCTTGTCGACCCAAACTCAACTGACGAGCAGCGCGAAGCAGCACGTCTAGGCCTACAGAAGCTTCCTCGTAACGCATCGCCAGTTCGCGTTCGCGGCCGCGATGCAGTTGACGGCCGTCCTCGCGGTTACCTCGCGAAGTTCGGTGTTTCACGTGTTCGCTTCCGCAAGATGGCACACGACGGAGAGCTTCCAGGCATCACCAAGTCTTCTTGGTAAGCAAAATTCGTCACTGACGAATTACAAAAAGCTTCAAAAAAAACCACCGACCAAAACTTGGTCGGTGGTTTTTTCATGTCCCTAAGAGCGTATATCCGCGTAATTA
Proteins encoded in this window:
- the dnaB gene encoding replicative DNA helicase, with protein sequence MSLVAVSPIDPSRGNERMLPHDDLAEQSALGGMLLSTEAVAEVQEEVRGVDFYSPKHEIIYDAILTLFAKGEPTDVITVTDELTKSGNLAKAGGADYLHTLTAIVPTAANASFYAKIVAEKATLRRLVEVGTRIAQLGYANEGEVEDLVNQAQSDVYAVTRGAMSEDYVALNDSIEAAIHEIEAAVKRGGDMVGVPTGFTDLDELTHGLHGGQLVIVAARPAVGKSTLALDFARHAAIKANKATIFFSLEMGRAEIAMRMLSAEAQIPLQSLRKGNLQDSDWAKLAATRGQINDAPLFIDDSPNMTLVEIRAKCRRLAQRIDLKMVVIDYLQLMTSGKKVESRQQEVSEFSRALKLLAKELNVPVIAISQLNRQAEQTKDKKPEISHLRESGSLEQDADVVILLHREAIGEKDHPRAAEADIILAKQRNGPTGTITVAFQGHYSRFMNMKN
- a CDS encoding phage holin family protein; the encoded protein is MIRFLVGTVINAIGLWVTTLCIPAIKLQPYGGTDIWATIGSFLLVGAVFGLVNAIIAPVIKVLAFPLYILTFGLISFLINGALLVFVAWLSSLWANDVLTIYGLTTEGLEIASLGWAVLGSIVMSITAFVTRAVFKAVRIL
- a CDS encoding alpha-ketoacid dehydrogenase subunit beta, with amino-acid sequence MTNFVEMSIAKAITAGLRKAMQDDPKVLVFGEDVAELGGVFRVTEGLHAEFGDKRVFNSPIAEAGIVGTAIGLAMRGYRPVAEIQFDGFIFPAFNQITTQLAKMQNRAEGHTKMPVVIRVPYGGGIGAVEHHSESPEGYFARTAGLRVISPSTPNDAYWMIQQAIASTDPVMFFEPKRRYWQKGPVNLDAPPSGMHSARVLREGSQVTVAAYGPMIQVAMQAAEIAAAEGTSLEVIDIRSMSPIDFAAIVESVKKTGRLIVAHEDSTFISVSSEIAAKVAELAFFHLEAPVLRVGGFDVPYPAAKLEEKFLPDADRILEAVDRSLAY
- the purB gene encoding adenylosuccinate lyase is translated as MSNLSVQPLSPLDGRYRAAVADLGNYLSEAGLNRARIQVEIEWLIHLANRDLLGTNTPISEVEAAKLRAIVTNFSDADVAELAKTEATTKHDVKAVEYFIRAKLSELGRNDLLELTHFACTSEDINNLSYAITVRDAIENVWLPKVTVLLTKLRELAAKYADSAMLSRTHGQPATPTTMGKELAVFVHRLERQIKRIKATEYLGKFSGATGTFSAHVVAAPLLNWPKESEDFVTSLGLTWNPLTTQIESHDWQAELYSAVAHFNAILHNLCTDIWTYISLAYFKQIPVAGATGSSTMPHKINPIRFENAESNLELSNAILNSLASTLITSRLQRDLTDSSSQRNIGLGFGHSLLAIDNVTRGLAEIDLSESVLSADLSDNWEILGEAIQTVIRAEVAAGRSNISDPYALLKELTRGKRLSGEDMVAFVNQLEIGQAAKDRLLALRPHTYVGLASELAKRIN
- a CDS encoding lipase family protein, with the protein product MGALDVYGGSAKVVATLAEINRVSWQLMLADQALAEQLDWSDYLDQPISRIGLALEAPEIRRKISELQTACLAASESYFSTEAQNLAEFENLFALSAPVAATAVLVAANLAGFLQDKAVVVDLPKLQNTRPVAPNSIEVFAKNLRQTESFGLSHIRIDSFNHAAGKIHVVYVPGTQTINLLPGKNPLDVGSNLRAMAHPGFAASERAISQALTTAVKPSERVIFVGHSQGGLIAANLASKSQHFRTVGLVTFGSPIAQLANSLQTPTIAVEHKNDPVPKLSLRPNPNHENWVTVQREHRFDANDSVNDLVEVHAMNSYQQTASQIDTWQLSDDQASESGLARLKNQVLEQVSSAEQGESRYFKLQQQTD
- a CDS encoding thiamine pyrophosphate-dependent dehydrogenase E1 component subunit alpha, giving the protein MSLEEHANVPTVQLLSPEGEYGVPKQFAEYAQFIEQLTEADFLKFYRDMSRMRRFDAEATALQRQGQLGLWIPAIGQEAAQIGSGYAVGNNDHIFPSYREHGVAITHGIDLLSILKMLRGVNHGGWNPDETRFHLYAIVLGTQVVHATGYAMGVAFDGNVATGNPEQDQAVITYLGDGATAEGEVSESLLFAAINNSPLVFFIQNNQWAISSRTSAQTRVPLYQRGAGFGVPGIRIDGNDVLAAYAVTKKHMDDARNGAGPALIEALTYRIGAHTTSDDPTKYRDQAEVDYWAARDPLIRLERFLRRQGIGQDFFDECAQAGELLSTEIREQIFSMPNPPIENMFKYVYSESHPLIEEQLAWLEQYEAGFEGGH
- a CDS encoding DUF308 domain-containing protein → MKIGQFLRALVALGVGIFITFSQDHSAALGLIAIVIFSLATAAVTTVEAFAIKGSAKIETIPAIVLGIVIGSLGLMVTENQTQAFVLLVAAWGILAGSFELYQARSVGLKTQNGRDYLISAVFSLVLGALFIINPLDIVSMVGFFGAFAVMSGVHLGIAAFTPGK